Proteins encoded together in one Schistocerca americana isolate TAMUIC-IGC-003095 chromosome 8, iqSchAmer2.1, whole genome shotgun sequence window:
- the LOC124545372 gene encoding uncharacterized protein LOC124545372: protein MKRSGMYCSLLLLTMAAVSRGRDARDYFAEARFQYSPSRPEDALIFFIGNAPPLICEPEKTDDRVRRDRPQDDFRLDLPQGYSSYSCSFEGNATRHTNFNLIQNSAPYLFGFSGGRKVSFTGLRMYCTNDSQLPDEYFHLRVQRPTEDRPVKCRLRNDSGMLYLRFPGFPTVVCHLGAIRERYHFNLPGIADEPLKCAFRVYSELPLGDTHTEERLYQSLISRLPTHVDGVRPRVVCFHRTISNRTAFFQLQLQGGATYDCSFPDTIPHNVLQPGNMTQG, encoded by the coding sequence ATGAAGAGGTCGGGGATGTATTGCAGCCTTCTGCTGCTGACGATGGCCGCAGTCTCCCGCGGCCGCGACGCTAGAGATTACTTCGCGGAGGCGAGATTCCAGTATTCCCCTTCTAGGCCCGAAGACGCGCTCATCTTTTTCATAGGCAATGCTCCGCCCCTGATTTGTGAACCTGAGAAAACCGACGATCGAGTCAGGCGAGACCGCCCACAGGACGATTTTCGTCTGGATCTGCCACAGGGGTACTCGTCCTATTCATGTTCGTTCGAAGGAAACGCAACGAGACACACTAACTTCAACCTAATCCAAAACAGTGCACCGTATCTTTTCGGATTCAGTGGGGGCCGGAAAGTAAGTTTTACCGGTTTGAGAATGTACTGTACCAACGATTCACAGCTGCCAGATGAATATTTCCACCTGAGAGTGCAGCGCCCTACTGAGGATCGTCCAGTGAAATGTCGTCTCCGGAACGACAGTGGAATGCTGTACCTAAGGTTTCCAGGATTTCCCACCGTCGTTTGCCATCTGGGTGCTATCAGAGAACGTtaccattttaatctgccaggtattgCTGATGAACCACTCAAATGCGCGTTTCGCGTGTATTCGGAACTACCTTTAGGGGACACACACACAGAAGAACGGCTCTACCAGTCTCTGATTAGCAGACTCCCGACTCACGTGGATGGCGTTCGCCCACGTGTCGTGTGCTTCCACCGTACCATCTCGAATAGGACGGCGTTTTTTCAGCTACAGTTGCAGGGTGGCGCCACCTATGACTGCAGTTTCCCCGACACTATTCCTCACAATGTG